A genomic segment from Anaerolineae bacterium encodes:
- a CDS encoding LacI family DNA-binding transcriptional regulator, which produces MTTVKDVAVLAGVSTATVSRVLNGHPNVSPETRARVARAVEQLGYRPNRVARNLRVQTSQTIAVIIPDIQNNFFVSVVRGIEDVAIVRDHILLLGNTDDSLSREARYIDVLLAEGVAGIIICASDGERSCVAVRRAVEQGVPVVALDRQLHGLDVDTVLTDNVGASRTATDYLIANGHIRIGLIAGPDYLTPGRERREGYEQALAAHGLPVDPALVKVTDFRPSQAREAARTLLDAPEPPTAMLVCSGLMAVEAMRELAARHLDPQQDIALVAFDDTVLNRCLCPPIPLITQSTYELGQAAAQLLFARMHDPQQPTRTLRLPTSLLLPESVSAVGHTPAAGR; this is translated from the coding sequence ATGACAACGGTCAAGGATGTGGCGGTCCTGGCGGGCGTTTCCACCGCTACCGTGTCGCGGGTGCTCAATGGCCACCCGAACGTTTCCCCGGAGACGCGGGCCAGAGTTGCCAGGGCAGTGGAGCAACTGGGTTACCGGCCTAACCGGGTAGCCCGCAACCTGCGCGTCCAGACCAGCCAGACTATCGCCGTGATCATCCCCGACATTCAGAACAACTTCTTTGTCTCCGTTGTCCGCGGGATCGAGGACGTGGCGATCGTCCGCGACCACATCCTCCTGCTGGGCAATACCGACGATTCGCTCTCCCGTGAAGCGCGGTATATCGATGTGTTGCTGGCCGAGGGTGTGGCCGGGATCATCATCTGCGCCTCTGATGGGGAGCGCAGTTGTGTCGCCGTGCGCCGGGCGGTCGAGCAGGGGGTGCCGGTCGTGGCGCTGGATCGCCAGTTGCACGGGCTGGACGTGGACACAGTGCTGACCGACAACGTGGGCGCCAGCCGCACAGCGACCGACTACCTGATTGCGAACGGGCATATCCGCATCGGGCTGATCGCCGGCCCGGATTACCTGACGCCGGGCCGGGAGCGACGCGAGGGGTACGAACAGGCGCTGGCCGCACATGGGCTGCCCGTGGACCCGGCGCTGGTGAAGGTCACGGATTTCCGGCCCAGCCAGGCCCGCGAAGCGGCCCGGACGTTGCTGGATGCGCCGGAGCCGCCGACGGCCATGCTGGTTTGCAGCGGGCTGATGGCCGTTGAGGCGATGCGCGAGCTGGCCGCGCGCCACTTGGACCCACAGCAGGACATTGCCCTGGTGGCCTTTGATGATACGGTTTTGAACCGCTGCCTGTGCCCGCCCATCCCGCTGATCACGCAATCCACCTATGAACTGGGCCAGGCGGCGGCGCAGTTGCTTTTTGCCCGCATGCATGATCCGCAGCAGCCCACCCGTACGCTGCGGCTGCCGACCAGCCTGCTGCTGCCGGAGAGCGTGTCTGCAGTCGGTCATACCCCGGCTGCAGGCCGTTAG
- a CDS encoding carbohydrate ABC transporter permease, translating to MHKTPRQILGISVWYLIAIVLAVAFAGPFVWMLSSSLKPADEIFANPPILISPNFSMKNFEEVFRQAPFERYMFNSFVVASTVTVVALILHAMAGYALARLEFPGRRLIFIGIISTLMIPFYTILIPLALLVKQLGWLNTYWALIIPAIPHAFGIFWLRQFFLGIPQDLEDAARIDGASRVGVFYHVALPLARPVMAALAVFFFLANWDSFLWPLVAANRADMRMVQVGIQSFTGEHGNAWEQIMAASVIAIIPTLLLFFSLQRFIVESVKMTGLKG from the coding sequence ATGCACAAGACTCCCCGCCAGATTCTGGGTATCAGTGTCTGGTACCTCATCGCGATTGTGCTGGCTGTCGCGTTTGCCGGGCCGTTTGTGTGGATGTTATCCAGCTCCTTGAAGCCCGCCGACGAGATTTTTGCCAACCCGCCTATCCTGATCTCGCCGAACTTCTCCATGAAGAACTTCGAGGAAGTCTTCCGTCAGGCGCCGTTTGAACGCTACATGTTCAACTCCTTCGTGGTGGCGTCGACGGTGACGGTGGTGGCCCTGATCCTGCACGCTATGGCCGGTTATGCCCTGGCCCGGCTGGAGTTTCCGGGGCGGCGGTTGATCTTCATCGGGATCATCAGCACCCTTATGATCCCTTTTTATACCATCCTGATTCCCCTGGCTTTGCTGGTCAAGCAGCTGGGCTGGCTAAACACCTACTGGGCGCTGATCATCCCGGCGATCCCGCACGCTTTTGGCATTTTCTGGTTGCGCCAGTTCTTCCTGGGCATCCCCCAGGACCTGGAAGACGCAGCCCGCATTGATGGCGCGTCACGGGTTGGTGTCTTCTATCATGTGGCGCTGCCCCTGGCCCGCCCGGTGATGGCGGCGCTGGCAGTCTTCTTCTTCCTGGCTAACTGGGATTCGTTCCTGTGGCCGCTGGTGGCCGCTAACCGGGCCGACATGCGCATGGTGCAGGTGGGCATTCAGTCCTTCACCGGCGAGCATGGGAATGCCTGGGAGCAGATCATGGCTGCGTCTGTGATCGCCATCATCCCCACGCTGTTGCTGTTCTTCAGCCTGCAGCGGTTTATTGTGGAAAGTGTCAAGATGACGGGCCTGAAAGGATAA
- a CDS encoding sugar ABC transporter permease: protein MATTEPTTIEAPVRGGVRGWLGRLSGMDRDRLEQAVVGYAFVLPDLIGLLVFIVGPMFMALIISLSDWKLVGEPQFVGLRNYEMIFKDPKFGASLGRTILYTISFVPAVYTLSLGMAVLLTRRSRSNNFFRTVYFMPVAMSLVVAGVIWRFMFDPGNGLINELLAAVGLPTSQWIGSVQSAMLSVIIVSVWKSAGYFMIILLAGIQDIPGDYIEAAQIDGANRRQVFWHIILPLLKPTSFFVLVILTINALQAFDQIYVMTRGGPAYATYTLLMYTYEKAFREWNFGYAAAMSVALFAMIFVLTLIQVRYFRSGEIKA, encoded by the coding sequence ATGGCGACAACCGAGCCGACGACGATTGAAGCGCCCGTCAGGGGTGGGGTGCGTGGCTGGCTGGGCCGCCTGAGTGGGATGGATCGCGACCGGCTGGAGCAGGCGGTGGTTGGCTATGCCTTCGTGCTGCCCGACCTGATCGGCCTGCTGGTCTTCATCGTCGGGCCGATGTTCATGGCACTGATCATCAGCCTGAGCGACTGGAAGCTGGTCGGCGAGCCGCAGTTCGTCGGGCTGCGCAACTACGAAATGATCTTTAAGGACCCCAAATTCGGCGCTTCGCTGGGACGGACTATCCTTTACACGATCAGCTTTGTGCCCGCCGTCTACACCCTGAGCCTGGGCATGGCCGTATTGCTCACCCGACGCTCCCGGAGCAACAACTTCTTCCGCACGGTGTACTTCATGCCGGTGGCCATGTCGCTGGTGGTGGCCGGTGTGATCTGGCGCTTCATGTTCGATCCGGGCAACGGCCTGATCAATGAGCTGCTGGCCGCGGTAGGGCTGCCTACTTCGCAGTGGATCGGGAGCGTCCAGAGCGCCATGCTCTCCGTGATCATCGTCTCCGTATGGAAGAGCGCGGGCTACTTTATGATCATCTTGCTGGCGGGCATCCAGGATATCCCCGGTGACTACATTGAAGCAGCCCAGATTGATGGCGCTAACCGCCGCCAGGTGTTCTGGCACATCATCCTGCCACTGCTGAAGCCGACCAGCTTCTTTGTGCTGGTGATCCTGACGATCAACGCCCTGCAGGCCTTTGACCAGATTTACGTCATGACCCGCGGTGGCCCGGCCTATGCCACCTACACCCTGCTGATGTACACCTACGAGAAGGCCTTCCGGGAGTGGAACTTTGGATATGCGGCGGCTATGTCGGTGGCGTTGTTCGCCATGATCTTTGTGCTGACGCTCATTCAGGTGCGCTACTTCCGTTCCGGTGAGATCAAGGCCTAG
- a CDS encoding MBL fold metallo-hydrolase, translating to MIQPRQAGAALLQDINTTRPGPGEVAIWWLGQSGYAVRTASALVYFDLYLSEHLTAKYAGTEKPHIRMTEAPLRGREITNATWVFASHKHSDHLDPGTLPDLFVASPEARLVLPAAVVDHAVALGLARERLIPTRGDETLQIGPLTVHSIPAAHPGLDYDPAGGYPCLGYVVEMDGLRLYHSGDTLVYDGLAERLRRFEPDIAFLPVNGTTERLLALQVPPNMNAAEAVALAQAVRPRLVIPGHYDMFTFNTVDVSEFTRRADAAGVPYAVLQCGERFLWRRP from the coding sequence ATGATTCAGCCCAGGCAGGCTGGCGCAGCGTTGCTGCAGGATATCAATACAACCCGGCCCGGACCCGGCGAGGTGGCCATCTGGTGGCTGGGGCAGAGCGGCTACGCAGTCAGGACGGCGTCGGCGCTGGTGTACTTTGACCTGTACCTGTCGGAGCATCTGACGGCCAAGTATGCCGGGACGGAAAAGCCGCACATCCGGATGACCGAGGCTCCTCTGCGCGGGCGCGAGATCACCAACGCAACGTGGGTCTTCGCCAGCCACAAACACTCCGATCATCTCGATCCCGGCACGCTGCCCGATCTGTTTGTTGCCTCGCCAGAAGCCAGGCTGGTGCTCCCGGCGGCGGTGGTGGACCATGCGGTGGCGCTGGGGCTGGCCCGCGAGCGACTGATCCCTACACGTGGGGACGAGACGCTGCAGATCGGGCCGCTGACCGTCCACAGCATCCCGGCGGCGCACCCCGGCCTGGATTACGATCCGGCGGGTGGCTACCCCTGCCTGGGCTATGTGGTGGAGATGGACGGGCTGCGGCTGTATCACAGTGGCGACACGCTGGTCTATGATGGCCTGGCGGAGCGTCTGCGGCGCTTTGAACCGGACATTGCTTTCCTGCCGGTCAATGGCACCACTGAGCGCCTGCTGGCGTTGCAGGTGCCGCCTAATATGAACGCAGCGGAGGCAGTGGCGCTGGCGCAGGCTGTCAGGCCACGGCTGGTCATCCCCGGCCACTACGACATGTTCACATTCAACACCGTTGATGTCAGCGAGTTCACGCGCCGCGCAGATGCAGCCGGCGTACCCTACGCCGTGCTGCAATGCGGGGAGCGTTTCCTGTGGCGGCGGCCGTAG
- a CDS encoding sugar ABC transporter substrate-binding protein, which produces MKRYWRLITVALLVALLATALPSAVAQDVLKFWTFEYAEDVDPFFEEYIAEWNATHELQVERQEFPWAQYTGEILTTGIATGEAPDVFFISPGDWRRYAESGLALPLEDYMPQYLLDDLLPASVEAVTLNGHIYSVPFEMEPVALWYNKAMLAEAGLEVPKTWDELVAAAKQLTTPERYGILIPTNPDYYENFVFYPFLWMAGGEVVNEDFTAAAVNTPEAARALDLWGTLIREGYAAPTSTGSDPVDERFPTGQAAMFVSGYWVYGWITANYPDFVADLGVAPIPAPDEGDELKTVYGGWTVMVYAGTQHPAEAAEFAINMFGAEDNSRAAAWGIQYNTKLSPRQSVVADNAEFYENFPHNVFANEIFPTARPEPSYPPEIAQSVWEALQDVMFNNVSPEDAVAAWAEKIDAYLATR; this is translated from the coding sequence ATGAAGCGGTACTGGCGTCTGATCACCGTCGCTCTGCTGGTAGCCCTTCTGGCTACGGCGCTGCCGTCGGCTGTGGCCCAGGATGTGCTGAAGTTCTGGACCTTTGAATACGCTGAAGATGTCGATCCGTTCTTTGAAGAATACATTGCCGAGTGGAATGCTACCCATGAGCTGCAGGTGGAGCGCCAGGAGTTCCCCTGGGCGCAGTACACCGGCGAAATCCTGACGACTGGCATCGCCACCGGAGAGGCTCCGGATGTCTTCTTCATCAGCCCTGGCGACTGGCGGCGCTATGCGGAAAGCGGCCTGGCACTGCCGCTGGAAGACTACATGCCGCAGTACCTGTTGGACGACCTGCTGCCGGCGTCGGTGGAAGCGGTGACGCTCAACGGCCACATTTACTCGGTACCGTTTGAGATGGAGCCAGTGGCGCTGTGGTACAACAAGGCTATGCTGGCGGAAGCCGGTCTGGAAGTGCCCAAGACCTGGGACGAGCTGGTGGCCGCCGCCAAACAACTGACCACGCCGGAGCGCTACGGCATCCTGATCCCCACCAACCCCGACTACTATGAGAACTTTGTGTTCTATCCGTTCCTGTGGATGGCTGGCGGCGAGGTTGTGAATGAGGACTTCACGGCGGCCGCCGTCAATACGCCGGAAGCCGCCCGCGCCCTGGACCTGTGGGGCACGCTGATTCGCGAAGGCTATGCCGCGCCGACCAGCACTGGCAGCGACCCCGTCGACGAGCGCTTCCCGACTGGCCAGGCGGCCATGTTCGTTTCCGGCTACTGGGTCTACGGCTGGATCACAGCCAACTATCCGGACTTTGTAGCCGATCTGGGTGTGGCGCCGATCCCCGCGCCTGACGAGGGCGACGAGCTGAAGACGGTCTACGGTGGCTGGACGGTGATGGTCTATGCCGGTACGCAGCATCCGGCGGAAGCTGCCGAGTTCGCCATCAACATGTTCGGCGCGGAGGATAACTCGCGCGCGGCGGCCTGGGGCATCCAGTACAACACCAAGCTGTCGCCGCGCCAGTCGGTGGTGGCCGATAATGCCGAGTTCTATGAGAACTTCCCGCACAATGTCTTCGCCAACGAGATCTTCCCCACTGCGCGGCCAGAGCCTTCCTACCCGCCGGAGATCGCCCAGTCTGTCTGGGAGGCGCTGCAGGACGTGATGTTCAACAACGTCAGCCCTGAAGACGCCGTCGCCGCCTGGGCGGAGAAGATCGACGCCTACCTGGCGACCCGCTAG